The Elusimicrobiota bacterium genome includes the window GTTAAAGGGAAAAAAATATTTCCCATTTCTTGCGCTACCGGCGAAGGAATTAAGGATCTTTTGAAAGAAATAGTAAAAACATTGAACACTCCCGTAAAAGAAGAAGAGATTGTTGCGGAATCCGTAAGAAAATATGTTTATGAGCCTGATTTTATAATTGCTAAAAGAGATGATATTTTTCACATTGAAGGATCTAAAGTAAAGAAACTTGCAGAGATGACTGTTTTTAAAGAAGAGGAAGCGTTGAGAAGGTTCCAAAATATTTTAAAGAAGATGGGTGTTGAAAAAGCTTTAGAAGAAAAAGGAATAGAAGAGGGAGATATTGTAAAAATAGGAAAATTTGAATTTGTGCACAAAAAGTGACAAAACTTTTTATTTAAAATCTTATTATTGACTAGAGCTTATATTTTATTGTAAAATCAAGCGAAGAAGTTATTCGCTTTTCTATTTAAATCGGGTCCGCCTGGTCTGTCTCGCTCCTTTGGAGCGGACAAGAGAGGCGAGACATCGCTCGCCTCGATTCGGCGAAGCGTGCCCATAGAAAATGGGCGTGGAGAAAAATATGCCAAAAAAAGCAAAAAGCAGAGAAGAAAGGATGTTTGATAGGCACGAGGGGGAACTGCCGATAAAGGTTCGCTTCGGAGACTCCAACACATTCAGAAACGAGTCCATGAACAATATAAGTTTAGGCGGAATGTCCTTTAGGTCCAGCATGTATTTTGAACCAGGAACCGAACTAAAAGTTAGAGCTATAACGCTTGAAAATGCTCCTGAAGTTGAAGGAAAGGTTGTTTGGTGCAAAAGAAATAGAAACAGTTATAACGTTGGCGTTGAATTCCATGAACCGGAAGCAAAGTTCGGTATACGCTTACTTGAACAGCTTTTTCATATTGAAAACTATAGGCGTCAGGTTAAGAAAGAAGAAGGCAGAGATTTAACCCGGGAAGAAGCTGCTGCTGAATGGATCAGAAAATACGCCGGTACGCCCTAAACAGTTACCAGTCATCAGTGACCAGTTGCCAGTAAAAGGCTTATAAGATTAGGAAATTAGCCCGCATTGCATAAGACAATGGCGGGTTTTTCTTTGGAATATTTGTCCCGAAGGGACAGCATGTTTTCAACGTGCTGGGCTAACCCCGTACCATTTTTTGAGTGTTCAAAGAAAATATATGCACGATTTCTATCGGCTTCTTATTTAAAGCACTTCATTTTTAAATACTTTTTAATGGTGCGGCACTCCGTGCAGATTTTTTTGTTGAAAAATCTGGGTTGAAAATTCAATGATAAAAATATACAATCAGAACATCTTTTCAAGAGGCGTTTTTATGGCTGAGAAAAATTGTTCAAAAGAAAAAAATAAAAAGAAGTGTAATTGTACTTACGAATCCTGTCCGAGAAAAGGAATTTGCTGCGAGTGTATTGAATACCACTGGTTTAGTTCAAAAGAACTGCCAGCATGCTTTTTTACTAAAGATGCCGAAAAAACTTATGACCGTTCGCTTGAAAATTTCTTAAAAACCTGGAGCAAAAAATAAATAAGGGACATAAAAGTCTTTGTACCTTTGATTGCGATGATTATAAAAGAGATTGCAGTGATTAGTATAATTTATAATCTCTGTAATCCTACTGTTATCTGTGTAATCTGGTTAAAATAATGTATAAAAAGTATTTTTCTTTATGGGTTCCCGTCTTAATATGGTGTTCAGTCATATTTTTCTTTTCAAGTATTCCGAATCTTAAAACGGAATTCGGATTTTGGGATTTAATATTAAGAAAAGCAGCTCATATAACTGAGTACGCAATACTATTTTTGCTTTTAAGAAGAGCCGTAGCCCGCACTTATCCGGATTTGAAAGACATTTCTGTTTATTTTATTTCCGGAATTTTTTCAATTCTTTATGCATTTTCGGACGAGTTTCACCAATATTTTGTTGTTACCAGAGGCCCTTCTTTAGCCGATGTGATGATAGATTCAATCGGCGGTTTGATTGGTTTGGCGGCATACCTCTATTGGAAAAAAGTCAGTTTAGGGAATAACAAATGAAACTTGGAATAGCAGGCCTTCCGAATGTCGGTAAATCCACTTTGTTCAACGCTCTTACAAAGGGTAAAGCGTTAATAGCAAATTATCCTTTTACAACCATTGAGCCCAATGTCGGCATCGTTGCGATTCCGGATAAAAGGCTGGCTTTTTTGGCTGATCTTTTTCAAAAGAAAAAAGTTAATGCGGCTGTTGAGTTTTTTGATATTGCAGGACTGGTTAAAGGCGCGTCAAAGGGGGAAGGGCTGGGAAATAAGTTTTTAGGAAATATTAGAGAGTGCGAGGCAATTGTTGAGGTTGTTAGATGTTTTGAAGACAAAAATGTATCTCACATAATGGGACAGATTGATCCGTTGCGCGATATTGAAATTATAAGCACTGAGCTTATTTTAGCCGATTTGGAAACCATACAAACAAGGCTTGAAAAACTGAATAGAAGCGTGAAATCGGGCGATCATAAAATTTTAGTAGAGGATGAATTCGCAAAAAGGCTAGACAAACATCTTGAATCCGGAAATCCTGCAAGAACTTTTGCGGTTAAGGAAGAGGAAAAGGAATTTTTTAAGGAATATTTTTTATTGACCGCAAAACCAATACTTTACGTATGCAATGTTGATGAAACATTTTTTCCCGCAATGAAGAATAACTTTTTTGATAAAATAACGCAACTTGCAAAAGAAAAAGGCGGAGAAGCAGTTCCGATTAGCGCCAAAATGGAAGATGAGCTTCAGGAACTTAACGAAAGCGATCAGCTTTCTTTTTTGAAGGATTTTGGATTAGAAGAATCAGGGCTTAACAGGTTAATTCATTCAAGTTATTCTCTGCTGAATTTGCTGACTTTTTACACGGTTATTAGAGAAGAATGTCACGCCTGGACTGTTGAAAAAGATACTCATGCTCCTCAGGCTGCAGGAAAAATTCATACTGATTTTGAGAAAGGTTTTATAAAAGCTGAGGTAATGCATTTTGATGATTTTAAAAAACTCGGATCTCATAATGCCGTTAAGGATGCGGGGCTTGTGCATATTGAAGGAAGGGACTATATTGTAAAGGATGGGGATATAATTGAATTTAAATTTCACATTGCAAAGGAATAAAAATGGAATCTTTAAGCGAACTCATTAACAAAAGAAGAAGCATAAGGAAATATCTTGAAAGAGAAGTTGAAAAAGAAAAAATAGAGTCGCTGATAGAGTCTGCGCGCATGGCTCCTTCAGCCTGTAATGCTCAACCCTGGCGTATAGTGGTAGTGAAAGACAAAAAACTTAAAGACGAATTAATCGCCAAAGGACTTGGGGGTTTTGTTGTTCCTAATTCATGGGCAAAAACCGCGCCAGTAATTGTTGTTGTGTGCTCGGATTTAAGTTTTTTTACTCACACTATGGCGGAAAGGGTTCAAGGCGTTCAGTATCATCTGATTGATATAGGAATTTGCATGGAACATATGGCGCTGAAAGCTGTTGAATTGGGCTTGGGTACTTGTTACATAGGCTGGTTTAACGGCAAACAAATTTTAAAAATGTTGAATTTACCTTCAAGCTGGAAAGTTGAGTGTCTTTTAACTTTAGGATATCCTGCAGAAATTCCTGACGCAACTCCGCGGAAACCTCTAAATGAAATATCAATCATAAAATAAATATACCGTTACCACCGCGTAGGTGGTAACGGTTGGTTTGATGAGGGATGAATGAGAAAGGATTTGTTAGTCACTGACCAAATTTACCATGTATTTTCGAGAAGCATTGCAGGTTTTAAGATCTTCAATAGCGAAGCAGATCATTCAAGAATTATTCAGCTATTGCAGTATTATAAGAAAGCGGAGCCAAATATTAGATTTTCAAGATTCAATAAATTAATAAAGAAAAATAAAATTGATTTTCAGCAGTTGCACAGTGAAAAAGAAAATCTCATTGATATCGTAGCTTATTGTATTATGCCGCCGCATTTGCACTTAGTCCTTAAACAAAGGAAAAAAAGCGGAATATCGATTTTTATGAATAATATTTTAAATAGCTATACTAGATTTTTTAATACAAAACATCAAAGAAAGGGACCGCTTTGGGAAAGCAGATTTAAAAATGTATTAGTTGAAACTAATGAATATTTGCTCCATCTTACAAGATATATGCATTTAAATCCTGTAACATCAGGACTTGTTGACGCTGCCGAGCTTTGGGAATCTTCATCTTATAAAGAATATCTCAGCCTAGTTGACAAAGATAATTTAATCTGTAATTTTAGCAATTTAATTGATATAAGCCCTAAAGAGTATAAAATTTTTGTAGAAGAGAGGACCGATTATCAGCGGGAACTTCAAAAAATTAAAAATCTAATGCTGGATTGACCATTACCACCTACGCGGTGGTAACGGTATGTATCCAAATTTCTCTTGCACGCGGACCGTCAAACTCAGCGAAATATATTCCCTGCCAAGTTCCCAGCATCAAACTGCCTTTGTCAATAATTACAGATACTGAAGACCCCATTATGCTTGCTTTTGTATGCGCATCAGAATTTCCCTCGCTGTGCGAGTAGTTCCCTTTTAAAGGAACAATTTTTTCTAAGGCTGACATAATATCGGAGGTAACATCAGGGTCAGCATTTTCATTTATTGTGATCCCCGCAGTTGTATGAGGAACAAAAACAAGGCAAACGCCGTTTTCAATTTTGCTTTTTGAAATTATTGATTGAATTTCTGACGTAATGTCAATAAATTCATTTCTTTTTTTAGTTCTAACCGTTATTTTCTGCATATTTAGGTTTTTTCTTTTAAACTTTTATTAACTTTCAAAACTTTTTAACCTTTAACGATTTTTTCCTATCTAAAGCGGTTTTTTTCCAGGTATTCCGACTTTTCTCGGGAATTCTTTCGGGCTGTTTTTTATTTTTTCAAATACAAGAATACAGTAAGTTAAATCCTGATCCGGGAGATTGTAACAAAAATGTTCAATAAATTCTCCTCCAAGTACATTATAAGCTTTTTCTACGGAGTTTATTCCGTCTTTTCCGAAAGCTGACGATTCAGTCTTGAAAATTAGGCAATGGCCGCCCACCTTTGTTAAAGGCAATGCCATTTCCAGGTTTGGGGAAAACTTTGACAACGCTCTTGAAACAACAAAATCAGATTTTTCGCGATATTTTTTGTCTTGACCTATATTTTCCGCTCTGTCATTTATTATTTCCGTGTCTGAAAGAAGAAGTTTCGCTTTTAAATTCTCCAAAAATGAGCATTTTTTTGTTATTGATTCAATGAGCTTTAAATGCATTTCAGGAATTGCGATTTTTATAGGTATTCCGGGGAATCCTGCTCCGGTACCTATATCAGCCATGTCTAACTTTTGTTTTCTAAATTTAGAAATAATTTTTAAAGCGGCCAAAGAATCGGCAAAATGGCGGAAAATTATTTCTTCGTCATTTTTAAACGACACTAAATTAAATTTCTGGTTCCATATTTTAAGTTCTGAAAGATATATCTTAAATAAGTTTATCTGATTTTCAGAAAGCGAAACGTTGAAATTATTGCAGACAAAGGTTTTAAAAGTGTTCCAAACGTTTTCTTTCATTGTTTATTCTCTATTTATATTTGAGTTTTAAAATTACCATAGTGAATACCAGAACAAAGCTGACAGAGTTTGCTAAAACTACCGGCAGAGATCTAACAAAAAAACCATAGATTATCCATAAAAGAATGCCGAACGAAAGTATGCCGAACATCTCTATTGATACATCGTGGGTTGATTTTGTTTTTATGGTTTTAATAACCTGCGGCAAAAAAGAAAATGAAGTTATAGCTCCCGCAACAAGTCCAAGAATAGTTGGAGTGTCCATTATTCTAATATCTCCTTTACATCAACGGCTTTATAAGTAATTTTCTTGTAATTAAAAGGTATTTCCAAAGCTTTTTCCGGACAAAAAGAAACGCATCTCAGGCAGTACTGGCATTTAAGCATATATTTGGGATATTCGTCCATTTCAATATTTTGCACGGGACAAATTTTAGCGCATATTCCGCATTTGGTGCATTTTTCTTTTATAAGTTTATAAGCGAAATATTTTTGGCCGATTTTTATTTTCCAAGAGGATAATAAAAGCAGTGAAAAGTAATAAAATATGTCAGATAAGACAGGGAATCGATTCCATCGGGATTTTCCGTTAACTAAATCTGAAGCATAAGTTTCTGCTTTTTCTATGCCTTTTTCAACGATTTTATTATTTATAGCATCTTTGTAAACATAGAATATGTTGCTTGGCATTTTAATTCCCTTGGCACCAATGCAAGTATACCCTTTTTTTGTCAGTATTTTCTTGATGTAGCCGAATATTCCGCCGGAAGTTCCTGCAAAAGTATCAACCGCAAATATTTCTGTCCCGTTTGCATTTGGGAGCAATCTTATAAAATCCAGAACAAAAGGGAATGTCGCAAAACCTGCTATTGGAAAAGCAAGACCTATAGTATTTTTCAAATTTATTTTTGAAGGATCGGATTTTTCTATTTTATATAAATTTACGCTTATCCCATTTCTTTCAAAAACTTCTTTCATCTTTTTTGAGACAATAAAAGTGTTTCCTGTCCCTGTAAAATAGTATAGATCAATGTTTTTTTTCATAATGTTTTTCTTTATACTTTAAATATTTTTCTCGTTCAAGAAAAATAAGCAAAACAGCTATATCTGCAGGCGTAACGCCTGGGACCCTTAAAGCCTGTCCTAAAGTTTTTGGCTTTATTTTTGATAGTTTAATGCGGGTTTCGGTAAGAAGACTTGGCACGGACTTATAGTCAAAATTTCCGGGTATGCTTTTTTCTTCCATTTTTTTCATTTTTTCTGCCTGGAACGTTTGGCGTTTTATATATCCCGAATATTTTTTTTCGATCTCTATTTCAAGCTCGATCTGTTTTATTGTCCAGGGAGTAATTTCTTTTTCTTCAGGCAAAATAAGCTTTGAGCTGGCCAGATTTTTGATTATAGCATCCTTATAGATTTCAAATTTATAGAAAAGTTTATCTGAAATAAGGCCTATTTTATGGCCAGAATCCATTAGTCTCAAATCAGCATTATCAAAACGCAAAATAAGACGATATTCAGACCTTGAGGTAAACATTCGGTAAGGTTCGTCCACTCCCTTGGTTGTAAGGTCATCAATTAAAACTCCGATATAAGATTCGTCCCTGGAAAGAACAAAAGATTCCTTTCCTTTTATTTTTAGCCCGGCATTTACTCCGGCCATAAAACCCTGCGCGGCTGCTTCTTCGTAACCCGTAGTCCCGTTTATCTGTCCCGCAAAATAAAGATTTTCAAAAAGTTTTGTTTCAAGCGTATTATACAGCTGGGTTGGGGGACAAAAATCGTACTCAATTGCATAACCGTAACGCATTATTTTTGCGTTTTCAAGCCCGCTTATGGAGTGGACTATGTTTTCCTGAATGTCATCGGGGAGGCTTGTAGATATTCCGTTAGCGTAATATTCGTTAGTATTGTATCCTTCGGGCTCAAGAAAAACCTGGTGGCGGCCCCGTTCAGAAAATCTTACAACCTTGTCCTCTATTGAAGGGCAATATCTCGGCCCGATGCTTTTGATTACCCCAGTATAAAGAGGTGAACGGTCAAGCCCTTTTCGTACAAATTCATGAGTTTTTTCGTTTGTATATGTAAGCCAGCAGGGCAGCTGTATTTTTTCTTTCTGGAATGCAATTATATCGGTGAAATGAGAAAAAGGTATCGGGGGCTGGTCGCCCGGTTGTTCCGACATTTTTGAAAAATCTATTGTTTTTCCGTTTATCCTGGGCGGAGTTCCGGTCTTTAATCTTTTTATCTCAAAACCAAGTTTAGAAAGAGAATCGGAAAGATAATTTGAAGGAGCCTCTCCGAACCGCCCGCCTTCAAAATGCGTTAAACCTAAATGAATTAGGCCTTTTAAAAATGTTCCGGTTGTAAGTATTACTGCATCAGAAATAATTTTAATTCCTGATTTTGTTTCAATCCCGGCAATTTTATTATTTTCAAGTATAATGCTTTTAGCTTCATCTTGAATGATATCAAGATTTTCTTGTTTTTCAAGAGATTCCTTCATCAAAAGGTGATAAAGATTTTTGTCGCACTGGGCGCGTGGGGACCATACCGCAGGGCCCCTGGATTTATTCAGCATCCTGAACTGAATGCCGGCGATATCCGTAATTTTTCCCATTTCGCCGCCAAGCGCATCAATATCCCTAACAATTTGGCCTTTTGCAATTCCTCCTATGGCAGGATTGCACGACATCCTTGCAATTGCATCCAGCTGCATAGTTATTATTAGGGTCTTTAAGCCCATTCTAGCGCAGGCAAGAGATGCTTCGCACCCTGCGTGTCCTGCTCCGATAACTATTACATTGTATTTATTCATAACTTTTTTAAATGAAATGATTCGGTATTAAGGTAAGTCATTTAGGTTCTTTTGCAAATTATATCAAATACGGATTACTAAAAGTTTCCTTAAAATAAAAAACGGCCAGATTGGGGGGAATCTGGCCGGTAAAGTTATTCTATAAAAATATTATTTTATTTTCAACAATTATATCATAGATATTTTTTTCTTTAAAGCAGAAAGCTGATTTAAAAGCTCATCAGGGACAGAGTTTCCGAAAGTAGAATAGAATTTTTCTATTTCTTCTATCTCCTTTGTCCAGTCGTCTTTTTTTAATTCAAATAAACCTGAAAATTTAGCGTCGTCAAAGTTAAGCCCTGAAAGATCAAGATCTTTTTTCTTGGGGATGAAGCCGAGAGCATTTTGATCAGGCTGGACTTTATCTTCAATCCTATCTATCATCCATTTGATTACGCGCGAATTATCGCGGAAACCGGGCCAAATAAATTTTCCGGCATCGTCTTTCCTGAACCAGTTTACCATAAATATTTTTGGGAGCCTTTTAACCTTTTTCTTAAAGCTTAACCAGTGGCTGAAATATTTTCCCATATTATAGCCGCAGAAGGGAAGCATGGCCATTGGGTCGCGTCTTACAACCCCGACTTGATGGAGAGCGGCTGAAGTTGTTTCCGAGCCCATTATTGAAGCCGAGAAAACTCCGTGTTCCCAGGAAAGGCTTTCATATACTAAAGGCATAGTGGATTTTCTTCTGCCGCCAAAAATTATTCCGGAAATCGGAACGCCCAAAGGGTTGTCGTATTCTTTTGAAAGCACGGGACAATTATATATTGAAGTAGTGAAACGGGAGTTTGGGTGCGCCGCGGGTTTATCTGAAGCGGGGTCAAATTTGTTTCCCTGCCAGTCTATAAGATTTTTTGGTTTTTCTTCACTAAGACCTTCCCACCAGGGCGAATTAGTATCCAAATCAAGCGCGGTATTTGTAAATAATGTCGGATAAAACTTATTATTTTTTAAGGTCTGAATCATAATTGGATTAGTGCTGTTGGATGTTCCCGGAGCCACGCCGAAAAAGCCGGATTCAGGATTTATCGCATAAAGGCGGCCGTCTTTTCCTACATTTATCCATGCTATATCGTCGCCGATTGTCCAGACCTTATATCCTTTAAGAACCGGATCAAGCATTGCTAAATTTGTTTTTCCGCAGGCAGAAGGCAAGGCGGCGAGAAGATAAGTAATTTTTTTGTCCGGAGATTCCACTCCGATAATTATCATATGTTCGGCTAGCCATCCTTCCCGTTGGCCCATCGCCGAGGCGATTCTTAAAGAAAAACACTTTTTGCCCAAAAGAGCGTTTCCGCCGTAACCTGAACCGACGCTCAATACCAGATTTTCTTCAGGAAAATGCATTATCCATCGCCTTTCGGGATTTAAGTCGCCGATAGAATGCAGCCCTTTAACAAAAGAATCCGAATCGCCGATTTTTTTTATTACTGTTTCTCCGACGCGCGTCATTATTCGCATACTCACCGCTACATAGACCGAGTCTGTGAGCTGTATACAAGGTTTGGCGTACGGGGAATCGGGATGGCCTAAAAAGTAAGGAATAACATACATCGTTCTTCCTTTCATGCAGCCGTCAAATAAGGGTTTTAATTTTGATTTTGCCTCATTAGGATCAAGCCAGTTGTTGTTTGGTCCGGCATCTTCCTTTTTGTGAGTGCAGACCACCGTAAGATGTTCTGTCCTTGCCACATCGGTTGGGTGGGAACGGTGCAAGTAAGAATTAGGAAATATTTTGTGGTTTAATTCAAAAAAAGTAAAATTTCCTGCGATTTTTTCTTTTGTCAGTCCTATCTGAATCAGACTCCTGGCCTCTTCTTCAGAACCGTTCATCCAATATATTTTGTCCGGTTTTGTTATTTCTGCTTGTTCTTGTACCCAGCTCTTAAGATATGCTGTCATTTGATTTTCCTTTCTATTTGAATTATTTACTCCAGACGATTTTTTCTGATTTTTCTAGGACTGCTTTTTTGGTGGGATAGATGTTTGAAACAATTTCTTGGGGTTCAAACCATAGCTTTATCTCTCTTTCGGCTTCGGCAGAATCAGAAGAACAATGGATGACATTTTCATAAATCCCTTTTGTAGTAATTCTTCCGTATGCTCCGCGTATAGTAACAGGATCTGCTTCTTCCGGATTAGTTGATCCGGCGATATCTCTAAGTTTTTTTATAGCGTCTTCTCCCTGGTAAACAAAAGCAAGAACCCTTTGGTATTGCTCGCCATGAAGCTTGCCTTGAATATATTTTACAAGTTCCTCAAAAAAAGGTTTGTCTTTTAGCTGTTTATAATGTTCCCGGGCAAGCTCATCCGTAACCTTTACAACCTTTGCGCCGATTATGACAAGCTTGGCTTCCGACAACTTAGTTAAAATATTGCCGGTAAGAGATTTTTTTAATCCATCGGGTTTTATCAATATAAGCAGCTGTTCAATAGCCATTTTTTAAATCCCTTTATATAAGGGTAATGAATTATAATAAAGATTAAGTTTGTTGTCAATATTTCTTTACCCTGCAGAAAAACAAAATATTATAATAATCTAAAATCTTGAAAATAGTATTTAACCTCGTTAAAGAATTCAACCAGACTTTAGATTTTCAGCGGGGTTTACAACTCTGAATAATTAATTGTATAATAGTCGGGCAGTAGAAAAGTTTTATTTTAGGGATTAGGGAGAATTATGAAAAAGATTGGAATTATCTATAATTTTCAAAAAGAAAGAGCCAGAGAAGAGATGGTTTTGATTAAGAATTGGCTTTTAAAGAAAAATTTCAAGGTAACCGTTTTGCCGTCTTCTAGCAAAAGACTTCCGCCGGTGGATCTTGCTGTTTCGCTTGGGGGGGACGGTACGATGCTTAAAGCCAGCGCTCTTTTGGCAAACGCTCAGATCCCTGTTTTGGGGATAAATATGGGATCGCTGGGATTTTTGGCTGAAACCAATCCTGAAGAATCGTATGATTTCTTGGAAAAAATTCTAAAAGGAAAATTTGAAATAGAAAAAAGGATGATGCTTGAAGTTAAGATTTATTCCAATAGTAAAATTACGAAAAATTATGCTTTGAATGAATGTATGATCCATTCCGGGAACAACGGGCGTGTTATAACAGTTTCAGCTGCAATAAATAAGGAGTTTCTTGCGGACTTTATCGGTGACGGACTAATAATTTCTACACCCACAGGATCAACAGCTTACTCGCTCGCGGCTTCAGGGCCTATTGTTTATCCGAATTTGTCCGTTTTTGTTATTACGCCGATATGCCCTCATACCCTGGCGCAAAGGCCTATGATTGTTCCTACAAAAGATGTGACTATTGAACTAAAGGTTTCCTCAAAAAATATCAAAGAAAGGCCCTCGGTTGTAATTGACGGCCAGACGGATTATTTTCTTGAAAAAGGAAACTTCGTAAATGTTTCAGTTTCGGCGAAACCTTTACTTTTGATAATTAATCCTAATAGGAAATATTTGCAGGTCTTGCGGGCTAAATTGAAATGGGGCGAACGAGGATAACGACAGTAGGTCCCGCCAATGCGGGACTCCATTTAAAATAATCAAGGGAGTCGTAGGGATTAGCGTAGCCCTGAGCGAAGTCGAAGGGTAGGTAATAGGTGACCCGAAGGGTCATTGCGAGGAATCCTTCGTTTTCACTCAGGATGACGAAGCAATCTGATAGGAAAGGTCAGGAAAATGCTTTTGAATTTAACCATAAAAAATTATGCATTGATAGAAGATCTGAGTCTTGAATTTTCCGAAGGCCTTAATATCTTTACAGGTGAAACTGGCGCGGGAAAATCGGTTATTATTGAATCCCTTAAACTTCTTTTGGGGGAAAGAGCCTCGCAGGAATTGATAAGAAAGGGAGCGAATAGCTGTCAGATTTTTGCTGAATTTGATTACCCGTCACTTAGCAAAGAAATAAAAAAATATCTTAAAGATTGCGCTCTTGATTTGTCAAATGAAGATACGCTTTTTCTGCGCAGAGAAATTGATATTTCGGGCAAAAGCCGTTCTTTTGTTAATGACATTCCGGTAAGCTTGAAGACTCTTTCTTCAATAGGAGATTACCTCGTTGATGTTCACGGCCAGCATGAACATCAGAGTCTGTTTTCCAACTTATCTCAAAGATCGATTCTAGATAATTTCGGTGATATTGAAAAACTGCTGGCAGAGATTGGGGAAAATTACTCCAAATGGAAAGAATTGTTGAGCGAAAGACAGGCTCAGGCAATGTCCGAGCAGGAAAAGCAAAGGCTTATTGATATTTATGGTTTTCAAGTCAAAGAAATTGACAACGCTTCTTTAGCTTCCGATGAAGACGAGGATCTGGAGCTAAAACTTCCTCAGCTGAAAAATGCTGAAAAATTAAAAAATCTTTCCGAAGAATCTTACCAAATGCTGTATGAAGCCGAAGGCTCGGTTATTGAAAAGCTTAGTAAAATACAAAAAATTCTTGGAAACATTAATTCTTTAAGCGGAAATCTTTCTTCAGTTGAAGATAACCTGAACAGCGCATCTGCTCAAATTGAAGAAGCTGCCAAAGAAATAGAAAATTTCAAAGAAAAA containing:
- the mnmG gene encoding tRNA uridine-5-carboxymethylaminomethyl(34) synthesis enzyme MnmG; this translates as MNKYNVIVIGAGHAGCEASLACARMGLKTLIITMQLDAIARMSCNPAIGGIAKGQIVRDIDALGGEMGKITDIAGIQFRMLNKSRGPAVWSPRAQCDKNLYHLLMKESLEKQENLDIIQDEAKSIILENNKIAGIETKSGIKIISDAVILTTGTFLKGLIHLGLTHFEGGRFGEAPSNYLSDSLSKLGFEIKRLKTGTPPRINGKTIDFSKMSEQPGDQPPIPFSHFTDIIAFQKEKIQLPCWLTYTNEKTHEFVRKGLDRSPLYTGVIKSIGPRYCPSIEDKVVRFSERGRHQVFLEPEGYNTNEYYANGISTSLPDDIQENIVHSISGLENAKIMRYGYAIEYDFCPPTQLYNTLETKLFENLYFAGQINGTTGYEEAAAQGFMAGVNAGLKIKGKESFVLSRDESYIGVLIDDLTTKGVDEPYRMFTSRSEYRLILRFDNADLRLMDSGHKIGLISDKLFYKFEIYKDAIIKNLASSKLILPEEKEITPWTIKQIELEIEIEKKYSGYIKRQTFQAEKMKKMEEKSIPGNFDYKSVPSLLTETRIKLSKIKPKTLGQALRVPGVTPADIAVLLIFLEREKYLKYKEKHYEKKH
- a CDS encoding phosphoenolpyruvate carboxykinase (GTP), with translation MTAYLKSWVQEQAEITKPDKIYWMNGSEEEARSLIQIGLTKEKIAGNFTFFELNHKIFPNSYLHRSHPTDVARTEHLTVVCTHKKEDAGPNNNWLDPNEAKSKLKPLFDGCMKGRTMYVIPYFLGHPDSPYAKPCIQLTDSVYVAVSMRIMTRVGETVIKKIGDSDSFVKGLHSIGDLNPERRWIMHFPEENLVLSVGSGYGGNALLGKKCFSLRIASAMGQREGWLAEHMIIIGVESPDKKITYLLAALPSACGKTNLAMLDPVLKGYKVWTIGDDIAWINVGKDGRLYAINPESGFFGVAPGTSNSTNPIMIQTLKNNKFYPTLFTNTALDLDTNSPWWEGLSEEKPKNLIDWQGNKFDPASDKPAAHPNSRFTTSIYNCPVLSKEYDNPLGVPISGIIFGGRRKSTMPLVYESLSWEHGVFSASIMGSETTSAALHQVGVVRRDPMAMLPFCGYNMGKYFSHWLSFKKKVKRLPKIFMVNWFRKDDAGKFIWPGFRDNSRVIKWMIDRIEDKVQPDQNALGFIPKKKDLDLSGLNFDDAKFSGLFELKKDDWTKEIEEIEKFYSTFGNSVPDELLNQLSALKKKISMI
- a CDS encoding nucleoside-diphosphate kinase → MAIEQLLILIKPDGLKKSLTGNILTKLSEAKLVIIGAKVVKVTDELAREHYKQLKDKPFFEELVKYIQGKLHGEQYQRVLAFVYQGEDAIKKLRDIAGSTNPEEADPVTIRGAYGRITTKGIYENVIHCSSDSAEAEREIKLWFEPQEIVSNIYPTKKAVLEKSEKIVWSK
- a CDS encoding NAD(+)/NADH kinase translates to MKKIGIIYNFQKERAREEMVLIKNWLLKKNFKVTVLPSSSKRLPPVDLAVSLGGDGTMLKASALLANAQIPVLGINMGSLGFLAETNPEESYDFLEKILKGKFEIEKRMMLEVKIYSNSKITKNYALNECMIHSGNNGRVITVSAAINKEFLADFIGDGLIISTPTGSTAYSLAASGPIVYPNLSVFVITPICPHTLAQRPMIVPTKDVTIELKVSSKNIKERPSVVIDGQTDYFLEKGNFVNVSVSAKPLLLIINPNRKYLQVLRAKLKWGERG
- the recN gene encoding DNA repair protein RecN, whose protein sequence is MLLNLTIKNYALIEDLSLEFSEGLNIFTGETGAGKSVIIESLKLLLGERASQELIRKGANSCQIFAEFDYPSLSKEIKKYLKDCALDLSNEDTLFLRREIDISGKSRSFVNDIPVSLKTLSSIGDYLVDVHGQHEHQSLFSNLSQRSILDNFGDIEKLLAEIGENYSKWKELLSERQAQAMSEQEKQRLIDIYGFQVKEIDNASLASDEDEDLELKLPQLKNAEKLKNLSEESYQMLYEAEGSVIEKLSKIQKILGNINSLSGNLSSVEDNLNSASAQIEEAAKEIENFKEKLDIDPQSLEKLLERQDLIKNLKKKYGSSIKEILAFREKTAKELDVLLKMDQNRQEIEKEIEKTQKKLFASCAKLTEERKELAEKLSENVEKELSDLGMKKTRFKISIEKLPEPSPEGWDRVDFMFQANPGEDLKSLKNIASGGEISRVMLAVKTVLAKADKIPVLIFDEIDTGIGGPMGQTIGKKLNDLSSHHQIICITHLPQIAAFGRQNIQVTKEISQNSTRIMTRILSGPERIEEIARMLSGESVTASARKHAQELISNAQV